From one Caldithrix abyssi DSM 13497 genomic stretch:
- a CDS encoding ubiquinol-cytochrome c reductase iron-sulfur subunit, with protein MNGNEFKTTRRNALKIISSAIVALTALLTANFIAFFRKRKRLVAVPLPAADQPLLIKRDFFVRRREGGLQVFLRTCPHLGCKVQFVKERNLFICPCHGSQFTLDGQFVKGPAGRDLFKADFEQTQDQLIVKV; from the coding sequence ATGAATGGTAATGAATTTAAAACCACCAGGCGCAACGCGCTTAAAATCATTTCATCGGCCATCGTGGCGCTGACCGCCCTTCTTACAGCCAATTTTATCGCATTTTTCCGTAAGAGAAAGCGTTTGGTTGCAGTGCCCCTTCCCGCAGCCGATCAACCTCTTTTAATAAAGCGAGATTTTTTCGTACGCCGGCGTGAAGGTGGTTTGCAGGTGTTTTTACGCACCTGCCCTCACCTTGGCTGTAAGGTTCAATTCGTAAAAGAGCGCAATCTTTTTATCTGTCCCTGCCACGGCAGCCAGTTTACTCTGGACGGCCAATTTGTAAAAGGTCCGGCGGGCAGAGATTTGTTTAAGGCAGATTTTGAACAGACACAGGATCAATTGATTGTAAAAGTGTAG
- a CDS encoding rhodanese-like domain-containing protein, with amino-acid sequence MKISPKLFGFSMLFILGLILAFAPVDKMASHTVDASQLLNDLQHRNYYITPDDLAHMIINKEPGFLVVDIRSKEDFEKYHIPGSIHIPVKELLSSEDLKDLAEGNTLILASNGNTLASQAWLILKENGFDDVFILQGGLNYWVQVFTNPARPSGFYTDDELFRYQFRKAAAPVMMGTKLVNNETQKSETKISKPVFRRKNKKKAKFDEGC; translated from the coding sequence ATGAAAATTTCGCCTAAACTTTTTGGCTTTAGTATGTTATTTATCCTCGGCCTTATTTTAGCCTTTGCGCCGGTGGATAAAATGGCCAGCCATACCGTGGACGCCTCTCAACTTTTAAACGATTTGCAGCATCGCAACTACTACATTACGCCCGATGATCTGGCCCATATGATCATCAATAAAGAACCGGGCTTTCTGGTTGTGGATATCCGATCTAAAGAAGATTTCGAAAAATACCACATTCCCGGAAGCATACACATTCCGGTTAAGGAACTGCTGAGTAGTGAAGACCTTAAAGATCTGGCCGAGGGCAATACTCTCATTCTGGCCTCTAACGGCAATACTCTGGCTTCGCAGGCCTGGCTCATTCTTAAAGAAAACGGCTTTGACGACGTTTTTATTTTACAGGGCGGACTCAATTACTGGGTGCAGGTTTTCACCAATCCTGCCAGGCCAAGCGGCTTTTACACCGACGACGAATTGTTTCGCTATCAATTCCGCAAGGCAGCCGCTCCGGTGATGATGGGTACAAAGCTGGTGAACAACGAAACGCAAAAGAGCGAAACAAAAATCTCCAAACCTGTTTTTAGAAGAAAAAACAAGAAAAAAGCAAAATTTGACGAAGGGTGTTAG
- a CDS encoding nitroreductase family protein, protein MEALEAIFTRRSVRKFSEREVESEKTENLLRAAMQAPSAHNKQPWHFIIINDRQLLNQIADFHPYAKMLYEAPQAIAVCGDLGLENNDRYLALNCAAATQNILLAAHSQGLGAVWIAVYPREERIKKIKLLLDLPLHIIPISLVAIGYPAHKKAAEDRFDAKKIHVNRWRARD, encoded by the coding sequence ATGGAAGCGCTGGAAGCCATTTTTACCAGACGCAGTGTGCGCAAATTTAGCGAGCGGGAAGTGGAAAGCGAAAAAACCGAAAATTTACTGCGTGCTGCCATGCAGGCGCCATCGGCCCACAACAAACAACCCTGGCATTTTATCATCATAAACGATCGACAACTGTTAAATCAGATTGCCGATTTTCATCCCTATGCTAAAATGTTGTACGAAGCGCCCCAGGCCATTGCGGTGTGCGGCGATCTCGGCCTGGAAAACAACGATCGCTATCTGGCGCTGAATTGCGCGGCCGCCACACAAAATATTTTACTGGCTGCCCACAGTCAGGGGCTGGGCGCTGTGTGGATTGCCGTTTATCCCAGAGAAGAACGCATTAAAAAGATCAAGCTGTTGCTGGATTTGCCCCTGCACATCATCCCCATCAGTCTGGTGGCTATTGGCTATCCCGCGCACAAAAAAGCGGCGGAAGATCGCTTCGATGCGAAAAAAATCCACGTCAATCGCTGGCGCGCCAGAGATTAA
- a CDS encoding YeeE/YedE thiosulfate transporter family protein translates to MKEQKFWNPYLAGIGLGLTLLLAFVLVGRGLGASGALMRFDVWLLKLVAPAHVQSNPYFSKYAANTLSNWLVFEIIGVMIGGFLSGALAGRLKIKTGKGPNISVKGRWILAFVGGALVGWSARLARGCTSGLALTGGATLSLGSWAFMFAVFAGAYATAYFVRKQWI, encoded by the coding sequence ATGAAAGAACAAAAATTCTGGAATCCTTATTTAGCCGGTATTGGACTGGGCCTTACTCTGCTACTGGCCTTTGTTCTGGTCGGGCGCGGCCTGGGCGCTTCCGGCGCGTTAATGCGTTTTGACGTGTGGCTTTTAAAACTGGTGGCTCCGGCCCATGTGCAGTCCAATCCTTATTTTTCCAAATACGCCGCCAACACTCTTTCTAACTGGCTGGTGTTCGAAATCATTGGCGTGATGATTGGCGGTTTTTTATCCGGCGCGCTGGCCGGTCGATTAAAAATCAAAACCGGCAAAGGGCCAAACATTTCGGTAAAAGGGCGCTGGATTCTGGCCTTTGTCGGCGGCGCCCTGGTAGGCTGGTCCGCGCGATTGGCCCGTGGTTGCACCAGCGGTCTGGCCCTGACCGGCGGCGCCACTCTCAGCCTGGGTAGCTGGGCGTTCATGTTTGCCGTGTTCGCCGGCGCTTATGCAACCGCTTATTTTGTTCGTAAACAGTGGATTTAA
- a CDS encoding cytochrome c3 family protein, with the protein MKKIIAVLFLMLLPLSAAENTCQSCHPNERGSCNLTCGQCHLSPVAEVKPTADHPAIIPNPSTERWWDEKCVQCHQQQVASFRKSLHFSNRGMIDQTLFLFGQSDRLFSTSPEAWKALRAVKGVETPDMSGVVNYLLAGKCLSCHFAADTEDDVLGRKHAAGCASCHVALDQQTGKPLHGHRFQKKIEDEVCLTCHSGNRVGADYYGYFEHDYHNQYNMPYGSKPRFGAFQHRLQSDVHQQAGMQCVDCHQEHVARSNAPRFEGEQPDVRCVDCHGGFDGSPAQKQDSVPLFSRQTVAHQDFHRKVRCSACHARWSFQDYGLHLFLDQSAHYEMWEDYIWQGDGEVARLLQQQLAINPQQRVKARSTNKLSGEKMAGVWYKGWTFRRWETPVLGWDAYGKVSVIRPLYQYFITFVDSLDRVWIDSQKPRRRDGKVGWNWDAYAPHTIGKKGRTCESCHLNVKAVGLGIRHHAQDSAAHAITLPVQPVLPGSRLLNAAERERLLKKSKAYKIWRSRAFLQEGAQRLFK; encoded by the coding sequence ATGAAGAAAATCATAGCCGTTTTGTTCCTGATGTTGCTTCCGCTTAGCGCCGCGGAAAATACCTGCCAGAGCTGTCACCCAAACGAGCGCGGCAGTTGCAATTTAACCTGCGGCCAGTGCCATCTTTCGCCTGTGGCAGAGGTTAAGCCCACCGCCGATCATCCGGCGATTATTCCCAATCCTTCTACTGAGCGCTGGTGGGATGAAAAGTGCGTGCAGTGCCATCAACAGCAGGTGGCCAGTTTTCGAAAATCGCTGCATTTCAGTAATAGAGGCATGATCGATCAAACTCTGTTTCTCTTTGGCCAAAGCGACCGTTTGTTTTCCACATCGCCGGAAGCGTGGAAAGCGTTAAGGGCCGTAAAAGGCGTTGAAACGCCCGATATGAGCGGCGTGGTGAATTACCTGCTGGCCGGTAAGTGCCTGAGCTGTCATTTTGCGGCGGATACTGAAGATGACGTGCTGGGAAGAAAACACGCAGCCGGTTGCGCCAGCTGCCATGTGGCGCTGGATCAGCAAACGGGAAAACCGTTGCACGGCCATCGCTTTCAGAAAAAAATTGAAGATGAAGTTTGTCTGACCTGCCACAGCGGCAATCGCGTGGGAGCCGACTATTACGGTTATTTTGAACACGATTACCACAATCAATACAACATGCCGTACGGCAGCAAACCCCGCTTTGGCGCTTTCCAACACCGCTTGCAAAGCGACGTGCATCAACAAGCGGGAATGCAATGCGTGGACTGCCATCAGGAACACGTAGCGCGATCGAACGCCCCGCGCTTTGAAGGCGAACAACCAGACGTGCGCTGTGTAGATTGCCATGGCGGGTTTGACGGAAGCCCTGCACAAAAGCAGGATTCCGTTCCGTTGTTTTCCAGACAAACCGTAGCTCATCAGGATTTTCACCGAAAAGTACGCTGCTCGGCCTGCCACGCCCGCTGGTCCTTTCAGGATTATGGATTACATCTCTTTCTGGATCAAAGCGCGCATTACGAAATGTGGGAAGATTATATCTGGCAGGGCGACGGAGAAGTCGCCCGCTTGCTGCAACAGCAACTGGCCATAAATCCGCAACAACGCGTAAAGGCTCGTTCGACCAACAAGCTGAGCGGTGAAAAAATGGCCGGCGTCTGGTACAAAGGCTGGACTTTTAGACGCTGGGAAACGCCTGTCCTCGGTTGGGACGCGTACGGTAAGGTCAGCGTTATTCGACCGCTATATCAGTATTTTATTACTTTTGTGGATTCGCTGGACCGCGTGTGGATCGATTCGCAAAAGCCGCGTCGCAGGGACGGGAAAGTTGGCTGGAATTGGGACGCCTATGCGCCGCACACCATCGGCAAAAAGGGGCGAACCTGCGAAAGCTGCCATCTCAATGTTAAAGCAGTGGGGCTGGGCATCCGGCACCATGCGCAGGACAGCGCGGCGCATGCCATCACCCTGCCTGTTCAACCTGTTTTGCCCGGCAGCCGATTGTTGAACGCTGCGGAACGAGAGCGTCTCTTAAAAAAGAGCAAAGCGTACAAAATCTGGCGCAGCAGGGCCTTTTTACAGGAAGGAGCGCAGCGTTTGTTCAAGTAA
- a CDS encoding DmsC/YnfH family molybdoenzyme membrane anchor subunit codes for MHEIEITSGRMNPEIDPVLHAWSWPIPLYLFLGGLVAGLLFFSALFYLRNEGDKYKTGVKIAPMFAPFFLSIGLLALLYDLSHVLYAWKLFTTFRIESPMSWGAWTLAIIFPLSVLWSFMFIKDVFPQVSWNSGLLDWLHAQVKKFARPLAGALIILSLIVGIYTGILLSAFNARPFWNTSILGPLFLTSGLSTGTAFVILLSRDHHERLVFSKIDMGLIAVEMFLIIHLFMGFLASTQVHEEAAHLFLGGPYTAVFWTFVFVLGLLVPFINELLEWRGYKIPSAVTAVLVLIGGLIFRFIVVDAGQSSRWLYKFMESSLK; via the coding sequence ATGCATGAAATAGAAATTACATCAGGACGGATGAATCCGGAAATTGATCCGGTTCTTCATGCCTGGAGCTGGCCCATTCCCCTGTACCTCTTTCTGGGAGGGCTGGTCGCCGGTCTGCTGTTTTTTTCCGCTCTTTTCTATTTGCGAAATGAAGGCGATAAGTACAAAACCGGCGTTAAAATTGCGCCCATGTTTGCCCCCTTTTTCCTTTCTATTGGCCTGCTTGCACTGCTTTACGACCTGAGCCATGTGCTTTACGCCTGGAAACTGTTTACCACCTTCCGCATTGAATCGCCCATGTCGTGGGGCGCCTGGACGCTGGCCATTATCTTTCCCTTAAGTGTATTATGGAGCTTTATGTTCATCAAAGATGTATTTCCACAGGTCTCCTGGAATTCCGGATTGCTGGACTGGCTCCACGCTCAGGTTAAAAAATTTGCCAGACCTTTAGCCGGAGCGCTGATAATTCTGTCGCTCATTGTTGGCATTTACACCGGTATTTTACTCTCGGCCTTTAACGCCCGGCCTTTCTGGAATACTTCTATCCTGGGTCCTTTGTTTTTGACATCCGGCTTATCCACTGGAACGGCTTTTGTCATCCTGCTGAGCAGAGATCACCATGAAAGACTGGTTTTCAGTAAAATTGATATGGGACTGATTGCCGTTGAAATGTTCCTGATTATCCATCTTTTTATGGGTTTTTTAGCCAGCACACAGGTTCACGAAGAGGCCGCCCATCTCTTTTTAGGCGGACCTTACACTGCCGTTTTCTGGACGTTTGTATTTGTGCTCGGCTTGCTGGTGCCTTTTATCAATGAACTTTTAGAATGGCGCGGCTACAAAATTCCTTCGGCGGTTACAGCCGTGCTGGTTTTGATCGGCGGTTTGATCTTTCGTTTTATCGTTGTAGATGCGGGACAATCTTCTCGCTGGTTGTATAAATTTATGGAAAGTAGCTTAAAATAA
- a CDS encoding cytochrome b N-terminal domain-containing protein: protein MNYERLFQNRYWLPKLGEITLSSLQIALISGVLLIPGMQSLSEPFKSVSTIVNSGLFGHFLQSCHTYAGDLFLIALALHSVEYLLKRSFTAYHWKSWLWLVILLAVGVLTVFSGFLSMGNLESIEATQIMKHILKTAGAAGEVFFGFLLMSSQNNSTLSILLHHVATFSILTMVLTYMHLKRFKADVYAFYYTLVLIAFLALLIPASIGSHPSAELAVVKGPWYFRGLQEMLAWIPAWLAGVVFPLSILGLLTALPVWAQRQNLILKAIAVLLIFYLIESFIATFFRGAGWQLNVW, encoded by the coding sequence GTGAATTACGAACGTTTATTTCAAAATCGTTACTGGCTGCCCAAGCTGGGAGAAATTACCCTCAGCAGTCTGCAAATTGCCCTGATTAGCGGCGTTTTGCTGATTCCCGGCATGCAATCGCTAAGCGAGCCGTTTAAGAGCGTAAGTACGATTGTGAACAGCGGATTGTTTGGTCACTTTTTACAGAGCTGCCACACTTACGCCGGCGACCTCTTTTTGATCGCCCTGGCTCTGCACTCGGTTGAATATCTGCTTAAGCGTTCTTTTACCGCCTACCACTGGAAAAGTTGGTTGTGGCTGGTCATCCTGTTAGCGGTTGGCGTGCTGACGGTATTTTCCGGTTTTTTAAGCATGGGCAATCTGGAAAGCATCGAAGCCACGCAAATAATGAAACATATTCTAAAAACGGCGGGCGCGGCAGGTGAGGTGTTTTTCGGCTTTTTGCTGATGAGTTCGCAAAATAATTCGACGCTCTCCATTTTACTGCACCATGTAGCCACGTTTTCCATTTTAACCATGGTCCTGACCTATATGCATCTGAAACGTTTTAAAGCCGATGTTTACGCCTTTTATTACACGCTTGTTCTGATCGCTTTCCTTGCGCTGTTAATACCCGCATCCATTGGCAGCCATCCTTCTGCCGAACTGGCGGTGGTGAAAGGCCCCTGGTATTTTCGCGGCCTGCAGGAGATGTTGGCCTGGATACCGGCCTGGCTGGCCGGTGTGGTATTTCCGCTGTCTATTCTGGGGTTGCTGACTGCTTTGCCCGTGTGGGCGCAAAGGCAAAATCTTATTTTAAAGGCAATCGCCGTTTTATTGATCTTTTATTTGATTGAATCGTTCATTGCCACGTTTTTCAGGGGAGCGGGATGGCAATTAAACGTCTGGTGA
- a CDS encoding 4Fe-4S dicluster domain-containing protein, whose product MPRYAMAIDTKRCVGCADCVVACQTENDVPIGYCRDWIVQETTGSFPELYLEIRSERCNHCEDAPCVRTCPTGASHIAEGGIVLVEHDDCIGCKACIESCPYDARFVHPEGYIDKCTFCIHRVKEGKDPACVSVCPTHAMIFGDLEDPNSEISRALRTRKYKVLIPEAGTTPHVYYLL is encoded by the coding sequence ATGCCTCGATATGCAATGGCAATAGATACCAAACGTTGTGTGGGATGCGCAGACTGCGTGGTGGCCTGCCAGACAGAAAATGATGTACCGATCGGCTATTGTCGCGATTGGATTGTACAGGAAACCACGGGCAGCTTTCCGGAATTGTATCTGGAAATTCGCTCGGAGCGGTGCAATCATTGTGAAGATGCGCCCTGCGTGCGCACCTGTCCCACTGGCGCCAGCCACATCGCCGAAGGCGGCATTGTGCTGGTTGAGCATGATGACTGCATCGGCTGTAAAGCCTGCATTGAATCCTGTCCTTACGACGCGCGTTTTGTGCATCCGGAAGGCTATATTGATAAATGCACCTTTTGTATTCATCGCGTAAAAGAGGGCAAAGATCCGGCATGCGTAAGCGTTTGCCCGACGCATGCCATGATTTTTGGCGATCTGGAAGATCCCAATAGTGAAATTTCCAGAGCGCTGCGCACCAGAAAATACAAAGTGTTGATTCCGGAAGCCGGAACAACGCCCCATGTTTATTATCTTTTGTAA
- a CDS encoding molybdopterin-containing oxidoreductase family protein, with translation MKRREFIKIAGAGAGSLVVGSKLYASFNSKDEQNLLADGKIERTPTYCEMCFWKCAGWVYKKDGKPWKIIGNPDDPNSRGRFCPRGTGGIGAYTDPDRLKKPLLRVEKNGKQVFKEVSWDEALDFIAGRMKDIAQKHGPECIALFSHGSGGSYFKTLLHAFGSNNVAAPSYAQCRGPREEAYMLTFGEAVGSPERTDIINAKCLVLLGSHIGENMHNGQVQEFSEAVAHGATVITVDPRFSTAASKSKYWLPIKPGTDLALLLAWIHVIIYEELYDKEYVKKYTFGFEQLKEALKDKTPEWAYPITTIKPHVIRQTAREMAKNAPATIVHPGRHVTWYGDDTQRVRAGAILNALLGSWGRRGGFYFPSKAHLPKMPIPKFPNVKRDWRKAFPNKYPVAHLALSSGICDATIPSPERECSFKGWIVYGTNLPMTLPQPEKTLEAIQHLELLVAIDILPAEITGWADVVLPECTYLERYDNLRLSPGRVPSIALRAPAFEPKYESKPAYWMARELAKRLGLEDYFPAKTIEEYLDYQLKAIGSSLEEMKKIGVKLLPEEAQKLYLEDGEDFEFPTPTGKIELYSTILDEYGFDPIPQYTAHEEPPEGYYRLLYGRAPMHTFGRTTNNPNLHDLMEENTVWINSKVAKQWGIKNGEYITLENQDGVRSTPVKAKVTERIRHDAVFMVHGFGHSDKRLRRAYGKGADDQRLITRVKIDPLMGGTGMRVNFVTFRKEEA, from the coding sequence ATGAAGCGAAGAGAATTCATCAAGATTGCCGGCGCCGGCGCCGGAAGTCTGGTGGTCGGTTCCAAATTGTACGCCTCATTCAACAGCAAAGATGAACAAAATCTTTTAGCAGACGGAAAAATCGAGCGCACACCCACCTACTGCGAAATGTGCTTCTGGAAGTGCGCCGGCTGGGTGTACAAAAAGGATGGCAAACCATGGAAAATCATCGGCAATCCTGACGATCCCAACAGCCGCGGACGTTTTTGTCCACGGGGTACGGGCGGCATTGGCGCCTACACCGACCCCGATCGCTTGAAAAAGCCGTTGTTGCGCGTTGAGAAGAACGGCAAACAGGTGTTTAAAGAAGTAAGCTGGGACGAAGCGCTGGATTTTATTGCCGGGCGCATGAAAGATATTGCGCAAAAACACGGTCCGGAATGTATTGCCCTGTTCAGCCATGGTTCCGGCGGTTCCTATTTTAAGACACTTTTGCACGCCTTTGGGTCGAATAATGTGGCAGCCCCTTCCTACGCCCAGTGTCGCGGCCCGCGCGAAGAGGCTTACATGCTCACTTTTGGCGAGGCCGTTGGTTCACCGGAAAGAACCGATATCATCAACGCTAAATGCCTTGTTCTTTTAGGATCCCATATTGGCGAAAACATGCACAACGGTCAGGTGCAGGAATTCAGCGAAGCCGTAGCCCACGGCGCCACCGTGATTACCGTTGACCCGCGTTTTTCTACAGCCGCCAGCAAATCCAAATACTGGCTGCCCATCAAGCCGGGTACCGATCTGGCCCTGCTGCTGGCCTGGATTCACGTCATTATTTACGAAGAGCTTTACGACAAAGAATACGTTAAAAAGTACACCTTTGGTTTTGAGCAGCTAAAAGAAGCCCTAAAAGACAAAACGCCGGAGTGGGCCTATCCCATCACCACCATCAAGCCGCACGTTATCCGGCAAACCGCCCGCGAAATGGCCAAAAACGCCCCGGCGACCATTGTTCATCCCGGACGCCACGTAACCTGGTACGGAGACGATACGCAGCGCGTGCGGGCCGGCGCCATTCTGAACGCCCTGTTGGGCTCCTGGGGCAGACGCGGCGGCTTTTACTTTCCGAGTAAGGCGCATCTGCCTAAAATGCCCATTCCTAAGTTTCCCAACGTCAAACGCGACTGGCGCAAGGCCTTTCCGAATAAATACCCGGTGGCTCACCTGGCGCTTTCTTCCGGCATTTGCGACGCCACCATTCCATCGCCAGAACGGGAATGCTCTTTTAAAGGCTGGATTGTTTACGGCACCAATTTGCCCATGACCCTCCCCCAGCCGGAAAAGACGCTGGAAGCCATTCAGCATCTGGAGCTATTGGTAGCCATCGACATTCTACCGGCAGAGATTACCGGCTGGGCCGACGTGGTTCTGCCGGAATGCACCTATCTGGAACGCTACGATAATTTACGGCTCTCGCCGGGCAGAGTCCCGTCCATCGCTCTGCGCGCTCCGGCCTTTGAGCCCAAATACGAATCTAAACCGGCTTACTGGATGGCGCGCGAGCTGGCCAAACGCCTTGGGCTGGAGGATTACTTTCCGGCCAAAACCATCGAAGAATATCTGGATTACCAGCTTAAAGCCATTGGCAGCAGTCTGGAAGAGATGAAAAAGATCGGCGTCAAATTACTGCCCGAAGAAGCGCAAAAACTCTACCTGGAGGACGGCGAAGACTTTGAATTCCCCACGCCAACCGGCAAAATCGAATTGTACTCCACCATTCTGGACGAGTACGGTTTTGATCCCATTCCGCAGTACACGGCGCACGAAGAGCCGCCGGAAGGCTACTACCGTCTGCTCTATGGGCGGGCGCCCATGCACACCTTTGGACGTACGACCAACAACCCCAATTTGCACGACCTGATGGAAGAGAACACTGTGTGGATCAATAGCAAGGTGGCAAAGCAATGGGGTATTAAAAACGGCGAGTACATCACTCTGGAAAATCAGGACGGCGTTCGTTCTACGCCTGTTAAGGCCAAGGTGACCGAAAGAATCAGGCACGACGCGGTGTTTATGGTTCACGGTTTCGGCCACTCCGACAAACGGTTGAGGCGAGCTTACGGTAAAGGCGCCGATGATCAGCGCTTAATCACGCGCGTTAAAATCGATCCTTTGATGGGTGGAACGGGCATGCGCGTTAATTTTGTGACATTCAGAAAGGAGGAAGCCTGA
- a CDS encoding YeeE/YedE thiosulfate transporter family protein: MAPFYKFGYFGTETSFVIALLLGIGFGFWLERAGFGESRKLALQFYFKDMTVLKVMFSAILTAMIGLLYLTLFGWLDLSKVYVNPTYLGAQIFGGLVFGMGFAIGGYCPGTSVVGAVLGRIDAYFFLGGILFGMLVFGEMFPLIEGLYNSGFMDAAKVSDWLNIPTGLTAFFVILMALVMFLGAEWLETKFRKEPQQ, encoded by the coding sequence ATGGCACCATTTTATAAATTTGGCTATTTTGGAACCGAAACCAGCTTTGTAATCGCTCTGCTTTTAGGCATCGGTTTCGGTTTCTGGCTGGAACGCGCCGGCTTTGGCGAAAGCCGAAAGCTGGCCCTGCAATTTTACTTTAAAGACATGACGGTTTTAAAAGTGATGTTCAGCGCAATTCTGACCGCTATGATCGGCCTTTTGTACCTAACCCTTTTCGGCTGGCTGGACTTAAGCAAGGTTTATGTCAATCCCACTTATCTGGGCGCGCAGATCTTTGGCGGCCTGGTTTTTGGAATGGGTTTTGCCATTGGCGGCTACTGCCCCGGCACTTCAGTGGTTGGCGCCGTTCTGGGGCGCATCGACGCCTATTTCTTTTTGGGCGGTATTTTGTTCGGCATGCTGGTCTTTGGCGAAATGTTTCCGCTCATCGAAGGCCTGTACAATTCCGGCTTTATGGACGCGGCAAAGGTTTCGGATTGGTTGAATATACCAACCGGACTGACTGCATTCTTTGTAATTCTGATGGCCCTGGTCATGTTCCTTGGCGCCGAATGGTTGGAAACTAAATTCAGAAAGGAGCCGCAGCAATGA
- a CDS encoding IS1634 family transposase, translating to MFVKVSRSKRNNKVHETLQIAESYRDSNGKVRHRILLHLGPTDKFIKKDVDTLINGLLRAKGLTLQDLDSNIDNVKAFGQIWALVHLWKELKMSQIIARQKEKSGIKFDLEAHLKSLIFNRLDDPSSKLKLLTWLETVYIPGINKDDIRYEYLLRAMDFLIAHKEKIETQLANRLLDLFNQDLKVCFYDLTSSYFEAENSLVEGDIRQFGYSRDHRGDKEQIVIGVVMTGDGIPIAHYVFPGNKADRSTLQEMLNDIRRRFKVKDIQLVADKGLLSNDNLWHLIQQGYEFILGESVRQSKDAKSVIKEANAHKEATGETIYERLTEREIKSKDGKKEKIKLRYVASYNAAMALKRYKNRINRINEFLELSEEIKKKEINTEDKYHQIKSVLSRKRLSRFFDVELTEDTIEIHKQDEVLSEEEKSDGWFIVISNAHDLSKSELIARYKDLKYVEHGFYELKHSLNLRPNFHWTEKRIRAHVMVCFLAFQMAVLFEKRLSGIKLSWQRAMESLRRVVVVEWENEGRRRKGLSRVHVEQLEIFQEIGSSKPTLLSL from the coding sequence ATGTTTGTTAAGGTAAGTCGATCCAAAAGAAATAACAAAGTCCATGAGACTTTACAAATCGCTGAGTCCTACAGAGACTCAAATGGAAAAGTACGCCATCGAATCTTGCTGCATTTAGGCCCTACCGACAAATTCATCAAAAAAGACGTAGACACGCTTATCAACGGACTTTTAAGGGCTAAGGGGTTAACTTTACAGGACTTAGATAGCAATATTGATAATGTCAAGGCCTTCGGTCAAATCTGGGCGCTTGTCCATTTATGGAAAGAGCTTAAAATGAGCCAGATTATTGCCAGGCAAAAGGAAAAAAGCGGAATAAAGTTTGATCTTGAAGCTCATTTAAAAAGTCTGATATTTAACCGCCTGGATGATCCTTCTTCCAAACTAAAACTACTCACCTGGTTAGAAACCGTTTATATTCCGGGTATCAACAAAGACGACATTCGTTATGAGTATCTTTTAAGAGCGATGGATTTTCTAATAGCTCATAAGGAAAAGATTGAAACCCAACTTGCTAATCGTTTACTAGATCTGTTTAATCAGGATCTAAAGGTTTGTTTTTATGATTTAACATCAAGCTACTTTGAAGCCGAAAACTCATTGGTAGAAGGCGATATTCGTCAGTTTGGTTATAGTCGTGACCACCGCGGGGATAAAGAACAGATCGTAATTGGCGTAGTGATGACCGGAGATGGTATTCCTATAGCCCATTACGTCTTCCCTGGCAATAAGGCTGATCGCTCTACCTTGCAAGAGATGCTCAATGATATTCGCAGGCGATTTAAGGTAAAAGATATCCAGCTGGTGGCAGACAAAGGTTTATTAAGCAATGACAATCTCTGGCATTTAATCCAACAAGGTTATGAGTTTATTCTTGGAGAGAGTGTTCGTCAGAGCAAGGATGCCAAATCGGTTATAAAAGAAGCCAATGCGCATAAAGAGGCGACTGGTGAGACGATCTATGAGCGCCTAACGGAGCGTGAAATCAAGTCAAAAGATGGTAAAAAGGAAAAGATAAAACTTCGTTATGTGGCCAGTTACAATGCCGCCATGGCATTAAAGCGCTATAAAAATCGCATCAATCGTATTAATGAATTTTTAGAGCTGTCAGAAGAGATTAAGAAAAAGGAAATAAACACAGAAGATAAATATCATCAAATAAAGAGTGTATTATCAAGAAAACGTTTAAGTCGTTTCTTTGATGTTGAATTAACAGAAGATACGATAGAGATTCATAAGCAAGATGAGGTATTATCAGAAGAAGAAAAGAGCGACGGTTGGTTTATAGTGATAAGCAATGCTCATGACCTGAGTAAATCAGAACTCATAGCGCGCTATAAAGATTTAAAATATGTGGAGCATGGTTTTTACGAATTAAAGCATAGTTTGAATTTACGTCCCAATTTTCATTGGACAGAGAAGCGTATCAGGGCTCATGTGATGGTATGTTTTCTTGCATTCCAGATGGCGGTATTGTTTGAGAAGCGTTTGAGTGGCATAAAATTAAGTTGGCAGCGTGCTATGGAGAGCCTGCGTCGAGTCGTGGTTGTAGAATGGGAAAATGAAGGGAGACGTCGAAAAGGTTTATCCAGAGTGCATGTCGAACAGTTGGAAATATTTCAGGAGATAGGCAGCAGCAAACCAACGCTTTTATCTTTGTAG